In a single window of the Myxococcales bacterium genome:
- a CDS encoding alpha/beta fold hydrolase translates to MKPFRCPTADGVTIDGALFPAVAPERGVVVLAHGLPTAGPSPEAAADEGYPGLARRLTALGYTTVLFNFRGTGASGGHLEIDRWPDDLGAVLDHLDRSPERRSRYGVVGFSAGGAAAILRSAADERLDPLITMAAPADYGFLPLNTNVAQWFQLYRELGMIREGYSGTPESWAAGFERVRPDRAIGSSRARRLAIVHGTADDLVPVAHAERLAAAAGGRAEKILISGGIHQMRRDERAVAVLVDLLKRLVPAGGDGGA, encoded by the coding sequence GTGAAACCATTTCGCTGCCCGACCGCGGACGGAGTGACGATCGACGGCGCCTTGTTTCCCGCCGTTGCTCCGGAGCGGGGGGTGGTCGTCCTGGCGCACGGTTTGCCGACGGCCGGGCCGTCGCCCGAGGCGGCGGCGGACGAAGGCTATCCGGGATTGGCGCGCCGGTTGACCGCGCTCGGCTATACCACGGTCCTGTTCAACTTCCGCGGCACCGGCGCCAGCGGCGGTCATCTGGAGATCGACCGGTGGCCCGATGACCTGGGCGCGGTGCTGGATCATCTCGACCGTTCCCCCGAACGCCGATCACGTTATGGCGTCGTCGGATTTTCCGCCGGCGGGGCGGCGGCGATCCTGCGGAGCGCCGCGGACGAACGCCTCGATCCGTTGATCACCATGGCGGCGCCGGCGGATTACGGTTTTTTGCCGCTGAACACCAACGTCGCCCAGTGGTTCCAATTGTATCGGGAACTGGGTATGATCCGCGAAGGTTATTCGGGCACCCCGGAGAGCTGGGCGGCGGGATTCGAGCGGGTCAGGCCGGACCGGGCGATCGGCTCGTCGCGGGCGCGCCGGCTGGCGATCGTACACGGAACGGCCGACGATCTGGTGCCGGTGGCACACGCCGAACGGCTGGCCGCGGCGGCCGGGGGCCGGGCGGAAAAAATATTGATTTCCGGCGGCATTCATCAAATGCGCCGCGACGAACGCGCCGTGGCCGTGCTGGTGGATTTGCTGAAGCGGCTGGTTCCGGCCGGTGGCGACGGAGGAGCATGA
- a CDS encoding dTDP-4-dehydrorhamnose 3,5-epimerase, producing the protein MIDGVMVKKLRVIPDERGRLMEILRSDDEIFEGFGQTYVTTALPGVVKAWHYHKLQDDHFCVLVGMMKVALYDAREGSPTRGEVNEFFLGVHNPLVLRIPAGVYHGFKCISETEAMCLNTPTRTYNYQEPDEYRLPAHTDQIPYNWNRRDY; encoded by the coding sequence ATGATCGATGGCGTGATGGTGAAGAAATTGCGGGTGATTCCCGACGAACGTGGCCGACTGATGGAGATTTTGCGGTCCGACGACGAGATTTTCGAGGGATTCGGCCAGACGTACGTCACGACCGCGTTGCCGGGCGTCGTCAAGGCCTGGCATTACCACAAATTGCAGGACGATCATTTCTGCGTCCTGGTCGGCATGATGAAGGTCGCCCTGTACGACGCTCGGGAGGGAAGCCCGACGCGCGGCGAGGTCAATGAATTCTTCCTGGGAGTGCACAATCCGCTGGTCTTACGCATCCCGGCGGGGGTATACCACGGCTTCAAATGCATCAGCGAAACCGAGGCGATGTGCCTGAACACGCCGACCCGCACCTACAACTACCAGGAACCGGACGAATACCGCCTGCCGGCGCACACCGACCAGATTCCGTACAATTGGAATCGCCGGGATTACTGA